Proteins from one Ornithobacterium rhinotracheale genomic window:
- a CDS encoding lipopolysaccharide biosynthesis protein, with protein MGIVARQSIKYSLVGYLGFALGTLAVIFIFPNDLDFYGKLRYVLSTAEMFLPCVVLGVSFSNVKFFYDAQKVGKHQNFLWVSLLSMIFSFSLFTILFFAANWLFPSIKESAVREMKSLILPLILILALNAIFNKYISNFKRIAIPNIFENLFPKIANIGAFSLFFYFGLKEKIAYSFFIGMFAFSLLCYVWYAHRLEKLQPDFSLNYLKTNQLWKKVVNYSLYGFLGNIGHYVALRVDNFMIGELIGFESNGVYSIILAILSFMMIPQMGINSISAPIINQHLEEKNYSELNQFYRDSSFQLFFQGLVIFSCILVGFPYLTELIKNGDKLLEASPILWVLGGAMLFDLTTGFNGHIISLSKYYRINIVIMLLLAALTISLNLIFIKVFDLRLLGVAMATAISLTMFNLIKITFNWVKFGVFPLSRKMLSSLVLIGSAFSIAYLLPESHYFWINLIYKPLFLIILTLIGNQIFGIFPLVEYINKLRTKKL; from the coding sequence ATGGGCATTGTTGCACGGCAAAGTATTAAATATTCCCTTGTAGGCTACCTAGGTTTTGCCCTGGGAACACTTGCCGTAATCTTTATATTTCCCAATGATTTAGACTTTTACGGGAAATTACGCTATGTGCTCTCTACGGCAGAAATGTTTTTGCCTTGCGTGGTGCTTGGCGTGTCGTTTTCTAATGTAAAATTCTTTTACGACGCACAAAAAGTGGGCAAACACCAGAATTTTTTATGGGTGAGCCTTCTGAGCATGATTTTTAGTTTTTCGCTATTTACAATTTTATTTTTCGCAGCGAATTGGCTTTTTCCTAGCATCAAAGAATCGGCGGTGCGGGAAATGAAATCTCTGATTTTGCCTTTGATTTTGATTTTAGCATTAAATGCTATTTTCAATAAATATATTTCTAATTTTAAGCGAATTGCAATTCCTAACATTTTTGAAAATTTATTTCCTAAAATTGCGAATATCGGTGCTTTTTCGTTGTTTTTCTATTTTGGTTTAAAAGAAAAAATAGCGTATTCGTTTTTTATCGGAATGTTTGCTTTTTCGCTTTTGTGCTATGTTTGGTATGCGCACCGATTAGAAAAACTGCAACCTGATTTTAGTCTTAATTATTTAAAAACCAATCAACTCTGGAAAAAAGTTGTAAATTATAGTTTATACGGATTTCTGGGCAATATTGGGCATTATGTGGCGTTGCGCGTGGACAATTTTATGATTGGAGAGCTCATCGGGTTTGAGTCCAACGGGGTGTATAGCATTATTCTGGCGATTTTATCGTTTATGATGATTCCGCAAATGGGGATCAACAGTATTTCTGCACCAATCATCAATCAACATTTAGAAGAAAAAAATTATTCTGAACTTAACCAATTTTATAGAGACAGTTCGTTTCAATTATTCTTTCAAGGTTTAGTGATTTTTTCCTGTATTTTAGTTGGATTTCCCTACCTCACAGAACTGATCAAAAATGGCGACAAGCTGCTTGAAGCCTCTCCTATTCTGTGGGTTTTGGGTGGTGCTATGCTCTTTGATCTGACGACGGGCTTTAATGGGCACATTATTTCGCTTTCCAAATACTACCGAATCAATATTGTGATTATGCTGCTTTTGGCAGCGCTCACGATTAGTTTGAATTTAATTTTTATTAAAGTTTTTGATTTAAGGCTTTTAGGCGTTGCGATGGCGACGGCGATATCGCTCACCATGTTTAATTTGATTAAAATCACTTTCAACTGGGTGAAGTTTGGCGTGTTCCCTTTGAGTCGAAAAATGCTAAGTTCGCTCGTTTTAATAGGTTCGGCTTTTTCTATCGCCTACCTCCTACCCGAGAGCCATTATTTCTGGATCAATTTAATTTACAAACCACTGTTTTTAATCATTTTAACGCTTATCGGAAATCAGATTTTCGGTATTTTTCCTTTGGTTGAATATATCAACAAACTACGAACTAAGAAACTTTAG
- the rpsF gene encoding 30S ribosomal protein S6, which yields MNHYETVFILTPVLSDSQVEEAVKKVENFLKERGTEIVHQENWGLRKLAYPIQLKRNGFYHLIEWKGEGNVVADLELMFKRDERVLRYLTVKLDKHGIEWAEDRRKQKASSNK from the coding sequence ATGAATCATTACGAAACTGTTTTCATTTTAACTCCCGTTCTGTCTGATTCTCAGGTGGAGGAAGCAGTTAAAAAAGTTGAAAACTTCCTAAAGGAAAGAGGTACAGAGATTGTACACCAAGAAAACTGGGGACTACGCAAATTAGCTTACCCAATTCAATTGAAAAGAAACGGATTCTATCACCTAATCGAATGGAAAGGAGAAGGAAATGTGGTAGCAGATCTAGAGTTGATGTTTAAACGCGACGAGCGTGTATTGCGTTACTTAACCGTGAAATTAGACAAACACGGAATTGAGTGGGCAGAAGACAGAAGAAAACAAAAAGCATCGTCTAACAAATAA
- the rpsR gene encoding 30S ribosomal protein S18, whose translation MAIDELAKQVEQGGESEIRYLTPIDIETQSTEMFCRFKKFGIKYVDYKDPDFLLQFVNEQGKILPRRYTGTSLKYQRKVAQAIKRARHLALLPFETDLLK comes from the coding sequence ATGGCAATTGATGAATTAGCAAAACAAGTAGAGCAAGGCGGTGAATCAGAAATCCGTTATTTAACTCCAATCGATATTGAAACTCAATCTACTGAAATGTTCTGTAGATTTAAAAAATTCGGAATCAAATATGTAGATTACAAAGATCCAGATTTCTTACTACAATTTGTGAACGAGCAAGGTAAAATCTTACCAAGAAGATACACTGGTACTTCTTTGAAATACCAAAGAAAAGTGGCTCAAGCTATCAAAAGAGCTCGCCATTTAGCTTTATTACCATTTGAAACAGATTTATTAAAATAA
- the rplI gene encoding 50S ribosomal protein L9 — protein sequence MQVILTKDVENLGFEFEVVSVKPGYGRNFLIPQGLAKLATPKNIEELNKVLEDRKAHEEALIAEANKIIEAVKGLELVIAAKVGEGDKLFGSVNNADLTDLLNQKGVNVERKHVSILGRNIKRLGSYTAIVKPHRSVQTEISFDIVPE from the coding sequence ATGCAAGTAATTTTAACAAAAGACGTAGAAAACTTAGGTTTTGAGTTTGAAGTAGTTTCAGTAAAACCGGGTTACGGAAGAAACTTCTTAATCCCTCAAGGTTTGGCTAAATTAGCTACTCCTAAAAACATCGAGGAATTAAATAAGGTTTTAGAAGATAGAAAAGCACACGAAGAAGCTCTTATCGCAGAAGCAAATAAAATTATCGAGGCTGTTAAAGGTCTTGAACTAGTAATCGCTGCTAAAGTGGGAGAGGGGGATAAACTTTTCGGTTCTGTAAATAACGCAGATTTAACTGACTTGTTGAACCAAAAAGGTGTGAATGTTGAACGTAAACATGTATCTATCTTAGGTAGAAACATTAAGAGATTAGGTTCTTACACTGCTATTGTGAAACCTCACAGAAGTGTACAAACTGAAATTTCTTTCGACATTGTACCAGAATAA
- a CDS encoding Smr/MutS family protein: protein MIHFKIGDKVKVIDDNLNGTVTKVNENEITIETDFGFEMLYEPKELLPDVGMEEEIEFSAPKTTPKKEAKKLTPKKKKVEKVFDPRAKMPEIKTGKEKVAKKTKKIRKPPLEIDLHYAQLENYDRLLAKNLILARQMNSLKKRVERAREHGYDRVVIIHGKGEGILETEVKKWLNEMGYHFYDADFQRYKLGATEVELPKF from the coding sequence ATGATACATTTTAAAATAGGCGATAAAGTAAAAGTAATCGATGATAATCTCAACGGCACTGTAACCAAAGTGAACGAAAACGAAATCACCATTGAAACCGATTTTGGTTTTGAGATGCTCTACGAACCTAAAGAGCTTCTGCCCGATGTAGGAATGGAAGAAGAAATTGAATTTTCTGCTCCAAAAACTACCCCAAAAAAAGAGGCTAAAAAATTAACGCCTAAAAAGAAAAAGGTAGAAAAAGTTTTTGACCCTCGTGCAAAAATGCCAGAAATCAAAACTGGAAAGGAGAAGGTGGCTAAAAAAACAAAGAAAATCAGAAAACCACCTCTGGAAATTGATTTGCATTATGCCCAATTAGAAAACTACGACCGATTATTGGCAAAAAACTTGATTTTAGCCCGCCAAATGAACTCTCTAAAGAAAAGAGTGGAAAGAGCTAGAGAGCATGGCTACGATCGTGTCGTGATCATCCACGGAAAAGGAGAAGGTATCCTAGAAACTGAAGTGAAAAAATGGCTAAACGAAATGGGCTATCATTTTTACGATGCCGATTTCCAACGATACAAATTAGGGGCAACAGAAGTGGAATTGCCTAAATTCTAA
- the trxB gene encoding thioredoxin-disulfide reductase, producing MSDTTHNVIIIGSGPAGYTAAIYAARAEMHPIVITGMQPGGQLTTTTDVENFPGYPDGIMGPELMTDLQKQAERFGTKVIFDFVKEVKLSQEKGGIHQVITNNGDVYNTKTVIISTGASAKYLGLDDEKKYAGSGVSACATCDGFFYRGKDVAVIGGGDTAAEEATYLAKLCNKVYLLVRKDEMRASKVMQDRVLSTPNIEVLFNHELEGLSGEMVVEKAHIFNNQTQEKRDLVVDGVFIAIGHKPNTELFQGVVDTDETGYIITQGKGTHTNIPGVFAAGDVQDHTYRQAISAAGSGCKAALDAERYIAEL from the coding sequence ATGTCAGATACTACACACAATGTTATTATAATAGGTTCGGGACCAGCAGGATACACTGCAGCTATCTATGCCGCCAGAGCTGAAATGCACCCTATCGTGATTACAGGCATGCAGCCAGGTGGACAACTCACTACAACTACAGATGTTGAGAATTTCCCTGGCTATCCCGATGGGATCATGGGACCAGAATTAATGACTGATTTGCAAAAACAAGCAGAAAGATTCGGTACTAAAGTAATTTTTGATTTTGTAAAAGAAGTAAAATTAAGCCAAGAAAAAGGTGGTATTCATCAAGTAATTACCAATAACGGAGATGTTTATAATACCAAAACCGTTATTATCTCAACGGGTGCGTCGGCAAAATATTTAGGCTTAGACGACGAGAAAAAATATGCAGGAAGCGGAGTTTCAGCTTGCGCCACTTGCGACGGATTCTTCTATAGAGGCAAAGATGTAGCTGTAATTGGTGGCGGTGATACTGCTGCGGAAGAAGCTACTTACTTGGCAAAGCTTTGCAACAAAGTGTATCTTTTAGTGAGAAAAGACGAAATGCGTGCTTCTAAAGTAATGCAAGACCGAGTATTAAGCACACCAAACATTGAGGTTTTATTTAATCATGAACTGGAAGGTCTTAGCGGAGAAATGGTAGTAGAAAAAGCTCATATTTTTAACAATCAAACACAAGAAAAACGCGATTTGGTTGTAGATGGAGTTTTCATAGCCATTGGGCACAAACCAAATACAGAGCTTTTCCAAGGTGTGGTGGATACCGATGAAACTGGTTATATCATTACACAAGGCAAAGGAACTCACACTAATATTCCTGGTGTTTTTGCGGCAGGAGATGTGCAAGATCACACTTATCGCCAAGCGATTTCGGCAGCGGGCTCTGGGTGTAAAGCCGCTCTTGACGCTGAAAGATATATTGCAGAATTATAA
- a CDS encoding GDSL-type esterase/lipase family protein, whose protein sequence is MKKIAIVLSFLSLCVFGQNQYSPYYYQRVSLFEELPITPNDVVFLGNSITDGAEWQELFPDVSIKNRGISGDVCQGVLDRLEPIVSGKPNKVFLLIGTNDLAHKVSNDSVVSGIKTIVKTIQQKSPKTKIYLQSILPVNDSFTKFKGHYARIHDIPLINAELKAWAPKVGITYIDLYKDFVIPNTHQLNPDFTNDGLHLLGKAYVHWAKLIKPYLNER, encoded by the coding sequence ATGAAGAAAATCGCTATTGTTTTAAGTTTTTTAAGTCTTTGTGTTTTTGGACAAAATCAATATTCGCCTTACTATTATCAGCGTGTAAGTTTGTTTGAAGAATTACCCATTACGCCCAATGATGTAGTGTTTTTGGGCAACAGCATTACCGATGGTGCTGAGTGGCAAGAGCTTTTTCCAGATGTTTCTATTAAAAATAGAGGAATCAGTGGAGATGTGTGTCAAGGTGTTTTAGACCGATTGGAGCCGATTGTTTCTGGAAAGCCAAACAAAGTTTTTCTACTCATCGGAACCAATGATTTGGCACACAAAGTGAGCAATGATTCTGTGGTGAGTGGGATTAAAACTATCGTAAAAACAATTCAACAAAAATCTCCAAAAACTAAAATTTATTTACAAAGTATTTTGCCTGTAAATGATTCTTTTACCAAATTTAAAGGTCATTACGCACGCATTCATGATATTCCACTCATCAATGCAGAATTAAAGGCGTGGGCTCCCAAAGTTGGGATTACTTACATTGATTTGTACAAAGATTTTGTAATCCCAAACACCCATCAATTAAATCCAGACTTCACCAACGATGGTTTGCATCTTTTGGGCAAAGCCTATGTGCATTGGGCAAAATTGATTAAGCCATATCTTAATGAGCGATGA
- a CDS encoding glycoside hydrolase family 65 protein, whose amino-acid sequence MFFIYFLIGFLCFAQIDENWKIQADSYENYHGVALANGFLGMQSSEKPFKVEHIVLNNVFDEDPNLHVSQIVKGMNFIDLDLWIDGELISLENISNWRQTLDLKQAKLTTSFNYKNKAKISYDIFALRSYKNSAMINVKISAFKPIEIKVQGNIISPENYTIKQQKFIQHRDLETNLYLLNSVAESPTKKTTLATTCSFLWKNIAFTEAHKIPKLKQKVDGSKNSLSFSQKLKKGENYEFSWLGVQCSNQESEYPSTKSERICIYNILQGYDQLWAQHQKLWEDLWQSDIVIEGDAVAQKDVRLALFQLYSSVRAGEALSIPPLGISQQSPYNGHIFWDAELWMYPPILLLNKDLAHSMLAYRKKHLAQAIAKAKTYNYHGAMFPWESDNKGEESTPTFALTGPFEHHITGDVGVAFWQYYLLTQDKNWLKNNFSVLENVADFWVSRATQNPDGSYSILNCIGANEFAHNVDDNAFTNAVALKSLQYATQSAKILGKEAPKTWQKIANGLVFHQFENGITKEHKNYGGEIIKQVDVNLLAYPLGVIQDKNQILKDLKYYESKISPDGPAMSHAILSILYAKLGNKKEAERLFHESYAPYKRPPFGALAETRNSNTTYFTTAAGGLLQAVLFGFGGLEFTPEGIQQKNPILPQNWKSLEIKNVGKKGKNYKIIAH is encoded by the coding sequence GTGTTTTTCATTTATTTTTTGATTGGATTTTTGTGCTTTGCACAAATAGATGAAAATTGGAAAATTCAAGCTGATTCTTACGAAAATTATCACGGTGTGGCACTTGCCAATGGTTTTCTAGGCATGCAAAGTAGCGAAAAACCTTTCAAAGTAGAGCATATTGTGCTGAATAATGTATTTGACGAAGACCCGAATTTGCATGTAAGCCAAATCGTTAAAGGCATGAATTTTATAGATTTAGACCTTTGGATTGACGGAGAATTAATTTCGCTTGAGAATATTTCCAACTGGCGACAAACTTTAGATTTAAAACAAGCCAAACTCACAACTTCCTTTAATTATAAAAATAAGGCTAAAATCAGTTATGATATTTTTGCCCTTCGTTCGTATAAAAATTCGGCAATGATAAATGTGAAAATTTCAGCATTTAAACCAATTGAAATTAAAGTACAAGGAAACATCATAAGCCCTGAAAACTACACGATTAAACAACAAAAATTCATTCAGCATAGAGATTTAGAAACTAATCTTTATTTATTAAATTCAGTTGCAGAAAGTCCTACAAAAAAGACAACTTTGGCCACCACTTGTTCGTTTTTGTGGAAAAATATTGCTTTTACCGAAGCACATAAAATTCCAAAATTGAAACAAAAAGTCGATGGCTCAAAAAATAGCTTGAGCTTTAGCCAAAAATTAAAAAAAGGAGAAAATTATGAATTTTCATGGCTAGGAGTACAATGTAGCAACCAAGAGAGCGAATATCCAAGCACAAAATCTGAGCGAATTTGTATTTATAATATTTTACAAGGTTACGACCAATTGTGGGCGCAACATCAAAAATTATGGGAAGATTTATGGCAATCGGACATTGTGATTGAAGGGGATGCTGTAGCACAAAAAGATGTTCGTTTAGCATTATTTCAATTGTACTCGTCGGTGCGAGCAGGAGAAGCTTTAAGCATTCCACCGTTGGGAATTTCACAACAATCGCCTTATAATGGGCATATATTTTGGGATGCCGAACTCTGGATGTACCCGCCTATTTTACTTTTAAACAAAGATTTAGCTCACTCAATGCTTGCCTACCGAAAAAAACATTTAGCTCAAGCCATTGCCAAAGCAAAAACTTATAATTACCATGGTGCTATGTTCCCATGGGAAAGCGATAACAAAGGCGAAGAATCTACGCCTACTTTTGCACTCACAGGACCATTTGAACACCATATCACGGGTGATGTGGGTGTAGCTTTTTGGCAATATTATTTATTGACTCAGGATAAAAATTGGCTTAAAAACAATTTTTCGGTGTTGGAAAATGTGGCAGATTTTTGGGTGAGCCGAGCAACGCAAAATCCGGATGGATCTTATTCTATTTTAAATTGCATCGGCGCGAATGAATTTGCACACAATGTAGACGACAATGCGTTTACCAATGCCGTAGCGTTAAAATCACTACAATACGCCACCCAATCGGCAAAAATTCTAGGCAAAGAAGCGCCCAAGACTTGGCAAAAAATTGCAAATGGACTCGTTTTCCATCAGTTTGAAAATGGAATAACTAAAGAACACAAGAACTACGGGGGAGAGATCATCAAACAAGTAGATGTGAATTTATTGGCGTATCCGCTTGGCGTAATCCAAGATAAAAATCAAATTTTGAAGGATTTAAAATATTATGAATCTAAAATTTCGCCTGATGGTCCTGCGATGAGCCATGCAATTTTGTCTATCCTTTATGCTAAATTAGGCAACAAAAAAGAAGCTGAACGACTTTTTCACGAAAGTTACGCCCCCTACAAAAGACCACCTTTTGGTGCCCTTGCCGAAACACGAAACTCCAACACCACTTATTTTACCACAGCCGCAGGCGGATTGCTCCAAGCAGTGCTTTTTGGATTTGGCGGTTTAGAATTTACTCCCGAAGGAATTCAACAAAAAAATCCAATACTCCCCCAAAATTGGAAATCATTGGAAATTAAAAATGTAGGCAAAAAAGGCAAAAATTACAAAATCATCGCTCATTAA
- a CDS encoding L-serine ammonia-lyase, with product MENISVFDMLKIGVGPSSSHTLGPWRAAQQFLEELKNRNIFDLVNGIQIDLYGSLSLTGKGHATDLAILLGLSGTDPVTIPVESIDSIIGHIRTHHNLLLDNQKTIYFDFEQIKFNKEFLPYHANGMKITAFLDNGENYDSTFYSIGGGFITKEETEEMVDLSDNQSFPYPTYKAKDLLNYCNELNMNISDVVLQNELSVRTEEEINHQLKAIWKVMLESIYVGCHTEGFLPGGLMVRRRAYDMYQKLKDPRFPYTHPNNWLKSIRKTRMFYREIFKWVSTFAIAVNEVNASLGRVVTAPTNGSAGVIPAVLMFYLSVENHKAGFEEIKRFLLTAGVIGSIFKRNATISAAMGGCQAEIGVSSAMAAGALCELRGGTPAQCMNAAEIAMEHHLGLTCDPIEGLVQIPCIERNSMGAIKAINASELALDAEHPKVSLDHVIHTMWQTAKDMNSKYKETSEGGLAVSVKLVDC from the coding sequence ATGGAAAATATTAGTGTTTTTGATATGCTCAAAATCGGTGTGGGACCATCAAGTTCGCACACTCTGGGACCATGGCGCGCGGCTCAGCAATTCTTGGAAGAATTAAAAAATCGCAACATTTTTGATTTAGTCAATGGGATTCAAATCGATTTGTATGGCTCGCTTTCGCTTACGGGCAAAGGCCACGCTACAGATTTGGCAATTCTTTTGGGCTTGAGCGGCACCGACCCCGTGACGATTCCTGTGGAAAGCATTGATAGCATCATTGGGCATATTCGCACGCATCATAACTTGCTTTTAGACAATCAAAAAACGATATATTTCGATTTTGAACAGATTAAATTCAACAAGGAGTTTTTACCCTATCATGCCAACGGGATGAAGATTACCGCTTTTCTTGATAATGGCGAAAATTACGATTCTACCTTCTACTCTATCGGCGGTGGATTCATCACCAAAGAAGAAACCGAAGAAATGGTGGATTTATCTGACAACCAATCTTTTCCATACCCTACTTATAAGGCTAAAGATTTACTAAACTATTGTAATGAGCTCAATATGAACATTTCTGATGTCGTGTTGCAAAACGAATTAAGTGTGCGCACCGAAGAAGAAATCAATCACCAATTAAAAGCCATTTGGAAAGTGATGCTTGAGTCGATTTATGTTGGCTGCCACACCGAAGGTTTCCTGCCTGGCGGACTTATGGTGCGCCGCAGAGCTTATGATATGTACCAAAAATTAAAAGATCCGAGATTTCCTTATACCCACCCCAATAATTGGCTCAAAAGCATCCGAAAAACGCGCATGTTTTATCGAGAAATTTTTAAATGGGTTTCCACTTTTGCCATTGCTGTAAACGAAGTAAACGCTTCGCTTGGGCGTGTGGTTACGGCTCCTACCAATGGTTCTGCAGGGGTAATCCCTGCCGTATTGATGTTTTATTTAAGCGTAGAAAACCACAAAGCTGGCTTTGAAGAAATTAAACGATTTTTGCTCACTGCGGGCGTGATTGGTAGCATTTTTAAACGCAACGCAACGATTTCGGCCGCTATGGGTGGATGCCAAGCAGAAATCGGCGTATCGTCGGCCATGGCTGCAGGGGCTCTCTGCGAATTGCGTGGTGGAACGCCTGCTCAATGTATGAATGCTGCAGAAATCGCCATGGAACATCATTTAGGACTTACTTGCGACCCGATTGAAGGTTTAGTGCAAATTCCTTGTATTGAGCGAAATTCTATGGGCGCCATCAAAGCCATCAATGCATCGGAATTGGCACTCGATGCCGAGCACCCAAAAGTGTCGCTAGACCATGTGATTCACACCATGTGGCAAACGGCTAAAGACATGAATTCCAAATACAAAGAAACCTCTGAGGGCGGATTAGCCGTAAGTGTAAAATTGGTAGATTGCTAA
- a CDS encoding outer membrane beta-barrel protein has translation MRTKLFRSFALLLLIISGLSQAQQKNQIRFSYNFNIVDLSQFPPVSGGSSYSVKPKTNVEIQYLRKIANNFHIATGVNYIGNEMVTEYDEIPGITEPSPNKTENFHLLSIPVFVHYNFLNYFFVSGGPLFDVQLNKTKKANKQSGIGLGASAGLEYPYSNFIFSLSPALKFHNLTKDEGLLDFSIQAGVGYKF, from the coding sequence ATGAGAACAAAATTATTTCGTAGTTTTGCATTGCTATTATTGATAATCAGCGGATTGTCACAAGCACAGCAAAAAAATCAAATTCGATTTTCGTATAATTTTAATATTGTAGATTTATCTCAATTTCCACCTGTGTCTGGTGGATCATCTTACTCAGTTAAGCCAAAAACAAATGTAGAAATTCAATATTTAAGAAAAATTGCAAATAATTTCCATATAGCTACAGGCGTTAATTATATTGGAAATGAAATGGTTACAGAGTACGATGAGATTCCAGGTATTACCGAGCCGTCCCCGAACAAGACAGAAAATTTTCATCTTTTAAGCATTCCAGTCTTTGTTCATTATAATTTTTTAAACTATTTCTTTGTGAGTGGCGGACCTTTATTTGATGTTCAACTCAATAAAACAAAAAAAGCTAATAAACAATCAGGCATAGGGCTTGGCGCTTCGGCGGGATTAGAATATCCATATTCGAATTTTATTTTCAGTTTAAGTCCAGCACTTAAATTCCATAATTTAACGAAAGACGAAGGCTTATTGGATTTTTCTATTCAAGCGGGCGTAGGCTATAAATTTTAA